The following are encoded in a window of Campylobacter concisus ATCC 51562 genomic DNA:
- a CDS encoding AMP-binding protein, whose product MEFENNLKEFKFVDIDKNLYSQVGIFGANLKEYGVSEIEIYLSETFDFCVAFFGALAVGIRPILLAKPIFSSDKFNINDENFKNFLAPARNMEPKFNLNSTFFLQTSGSTGKSKNIPKRLGAMIEEGLFLKEELGFNESDTFFSSVSHQHMFGLTFKVFLPIISGAKAVSKELNYPEAIFELELENLSFITSPVLLQTLISSPRAAEISGLKNIICAGSALKSELRASIAKLSSARIIDIYGSTETGVVARNLGEELLFFSKVKAGLSEDEALNVSSPWCEFFQTSDWAEIKGNRLTLKGRIDRIVKLNDKRVNLISIENKMLESGLLKDCYCDTHPKFKRLAVLLELSEEGVKLFRNSGKKGIVARLNELLRPEFKNSVRYFKIVSSLCKNAQGKFLKANFKELLEKSEESSWDKSSEDGVYKFKTKLSPALGIFTEHFPNLPLLPGFVQLDFVFKFARELGAEIGDQCVVENLKFLKFVRPNDELCIEISQKDEKVYFEIFCNGARSAAGRIKLGL is encoded by the coding sequence ATGGAGTTTGAAAATAATCTAAAAGAGTTTAAATTTGTTGATATTGATAAAAATTTATACTCACAAGTTGGTATTTTTGGGGCAAATTTAAAAGAGTATGGCGTGAGTGAGATAGAGATCTATCTAAGTGAAACTTTTGACTTTTGTGTCGCCTTTTTTGGAGCACTTGCAGTTGGTATTAGGCCGATTTTGCTTGCAAAGCCCATTTTTAGTAGTGATAAATTTAATATCAATGATGAAAATTTCAAGAATTTTTTAGCTCCAGCCAGAAATATGGAGCCAAAATTTAATCTAAATTCTACTTTTTTTCTTCAAACTTCAGGCTCAACTGGAAAGAGCAAAAATATACCAAAAAGACTTGGTGCGATGATAGAAGAAGGGCTATTTTTGAAAGAAGAACTTGGATTTAATGAAAGTGATACATTTTTTTCAAGCGTTTCGCATCAGCATATGTTTGGCCTTACTTTTAAGGTATTTTTACCCATCATCTCTGGTGCAAAGGCCGTTAGCAAGGAGCTAAATTACCCAGAGGCGATCTTTGAGCTAGAGCTTGAAAATTTAAGTTTCATAACAAGCCCAGTTTTGCTTCAAACGCTAATTTCTAGCCCAAGAGCAGCTGAAATTTCAGGGCTAAAAAACATCATCTGTGCCGGCTCAGCCCTAAAGAGTGAGCTAAGAGCTAGCATAGCAAAACTAAGCAGTGCGCGTATCATCGACATCTATGGTAGCACCGAAACTGGTGTAGTGGCTAGAAATTTAGGCGAAGAGCTTTTGTTTTTTAGCAAGGTAAAGGCAGGTCTTAGCGAGGACGAGGCATTAAACGTGAGTTCGCCATGGTGTGAGTTTTTTCAAACTAGCGACTGGGCGGAAATAAAGGGCAACAGACTCACGCTAAAAGGCAGGATCGATAGGATCGTTAAGCTAAATGACAAAAGGGTCAATCTAATAAGCATCGAAAATAAGATGCTTGAAAGTGGTCTTTTAAAAGATTGCTACTGTGATACGCATCCAAAATTTAAGCGTCTGGCCGTACTTTTAGAGCTTAGTGAAGAGGGTGTAAAGCTCTTTAGAAATAGCGGTAAAAAGGGCATTGTAGCAAGGTTAAATGAGCTTTTAAGGCCTGAGTTTAAAAATAGTGTTAGGTATTTTAAAATCGTTAGCTCACTTTGTAAAAACGCGCAAGGGAAATTTCTAAAAGCAAATTTTAAAGAGCTTTTAGAAAAAAGTGAGGAGTCTAGCTGGGATAAAAGTAGCGAGGACGGCGTTTATAAATTTAAGACAAAGCTTAGCCCAGCACTTGGCATTTTTACTGAACATTTTCCAAATTTACCGCTATTGCCTGGCTTTGTGCAGCTTGATTTTGTATTTAAATTTGCAAGAGAGCTTGGCGCAGAAATAGGCGATCAGTGCGTGGTGGAGAATCTGAAATTTTTAAAATTTGTAAGGCCAAATGACGAGCTTTGTATAGAAATTTCGCAAAAAGATGAGAAAGTTTATTTTGAGATATTTTGCAATGGCGCTAGAAGTGCTGCTGGTAGGATAAAGCTGGGCTTATGA
- a CDS encoding acyl carrier protein, with protein sequence MSEKEIFEILKKALIDLFEIDESKIKPETRIYEDLQIDSIDAIDMIDYIKRQTGHRLMPEDFKNVKTLDDIVKAVAKKFEA encoded by the coding sequence ATGAGCGAAAAAGAAATTTTTGAAATTTTAAAGAAAGCCTTGATCGATCTTTTTGAGATAGATGAGAGTAAGATAAAGCCAGAAACTAGGATATATGAGGATTTGCAGATCGATAGCATCGACGCTATTGATATGATTGATTACATCAAACGTCAAACCGGACATAGGCTGATGCCAGAGGATTTTAAAAACGTAAAAACGCTTGATGATATCGTAAAAGCCGTAGCAAAGAAATTTGAAGCATAA
- a CDS encoding phosphopantetheine-binding protein: MKELVNEIKELIITSLNLEDMKPSDIDENAPLFNDGLGLDSVDALELGLAVQKKYGLVLDSKSANLKEIFFSVSSLAKYIYENRK, translated from the coding sequence GTGAAAGAGCTAGTTAATGAGATAAAAGAGTTGATCATCACAAGCTTAAATTTAGAGGATATGAAGCCAAGTGATATTGATGAGAATGCGCCACTTTTTAATGATGGACTTGGGCTTGATAGCGTCGATGCTTTAGAGCTTGGGCTTGCGGTGCAGAAAAAATATGGCCTTGTGCTTGACTCAAAGAGTGCAAATCTAAAAGAGATATTTTTTAGTGTGTCTTCTCTTGCAAAATACATTTACGAAAATAGGAAATAA
- a CDS encoding lysophospholipid acyltransferase family protein — translation MSLKILRTGSFFFFFAIICISGDLLLVPVVLLGLNKFKFIQNLCRDLVRISWGFFIKVTRICGCLDYKFELSELNGGSNLVIANHPSLLDVVFLVSKFKRINCIVKGELSKNIFLFAAIKACNYIPNTNNEEFLQKSVEVLKSSENLLIFPEGTRTKDEIIFHKAAAYIGVKGAKNIVCIGINMHPRSLRKNEPWYKIPDEKIKYHFKEIKNFDVDIFLKDRPSPVRARAMHDEISKIYKEEFGERAS, via the coding sequence ATGAGCCTTAAAATTTTAAGAACCGGATCTTTCTTTTTCTTTTTTGCGATCATTTGCATAAGCGGAGATCTGCTGCTTGTGCCAGTGGTGCTTTTGGGGCTAAATAAATTTAAATTTATACAAAATTTATGCCGTGATCTAGTTAGAATTTCTTGGGGATTTTTCATAAAAGTTACTAGAATTTGTGGGTGTTTGGACTATAAATTTGAGCTTAGTGAGCTAAATGGTGGATCAAATTTAGTCATAGCAAACCACCCTTCGCTTCTTGATGTGGTCTTTTTGGTTTCAAAATTTAAAAGGATAAACTGCATCGTAAAGGGCGAGCTTAGCAAAAATATATTTTTATTTGCTGCAATTAAGGCGTGCAACTATATACCAAACACAAATAACGAGGAATTTTTACAAAAAAGCGTAGAGGTTTTAAAAAGTAGTGAAAATTTATTAATTTTCCCAGAAGGCACACGTACGAAAGATGAAATTATTTTTCATAAGGCAGCAGCTTACATAGGCGTAAAAGGCGCTAAAAATATTGTTTGTATCGGTATTAATATGCATCCAAGAAGCCTTAGAAAAAATGAACCATGGTACAAAATACCAGATGAAAAGATAAAATATCATTTTAAAGAGATAAAAAATTTTGATGTTGATATATTTTTAAAAGATAGGCCAAGCCCCGTGAGGGCCAGGGCAATGCATGATGAGATAAGTAAAATTTATAAGGAGGAATTTGGTGAAAGAGCTAGTTAA
- a CDS encoding beta-ketoacyl synthase chain length factor, with amino-acid sequence MKFQIDFFDAIAYGDVGEDLARYKKEFDLAKIPPIQRRRLSSAAKCAFSLLSGFDKLDMPVIFSSYEGEINRCFELETTLAKAEPVSPTSFSLSVHNAISSLLSIEAKNHNEILAISSFSPVEDALQAAFLRLNDGYEKVLILAYHESIKQSYFDEKKPSFMLALVVSKAKNERVLTLKRAKKEKEICGNLLKSFIVNFDPKISKSWQSCSYSSSWDFSYEP; translated from the coding sequence ATGAAATTTCAAATTGATTTTTTTGATGCGATAGCTTATGGCGATGTCGGCGAGGATCTGGCTAGATACAAAAAAGAATTTGATCTAGCAAAAATTCCACCAATTCAAAGAAGAAGGCTAAGTAGTGCTGCAAAGTGCGCTTTTAGCCTACTTAGTGGCTTTGATAAGCTTGATATGCCAGTTATTTTTAGCTCATATGAAGGAGAGATAAATCGCTGCTTTGAGCTAGAGACTACGCTGGCAAAAGCTGAGCCAGTTTCGCCTACTTCGTTTTCACTTTCTGTGCATAATGCTATCTCGTCACTTCTTAGTATAGAGGCTAAAAATCACAATGAAATTCTTGCCATATCGTCATTTAGCCCAGTCGAAGATGCCTTGCAAGCAGCATTTTTAAGGCTAAATGACGGATATGAAAAGGTGCTAATACTTGCCTATCATGAGTCGATAAAGCAGAGTTATTTTGATGAGAAAAAACCGTCATTTATGCTTGCTCTTGTTGTTTCAAAGGCAAAAAATGAGAGAGTTTTAACTCTAAAAAGAGCTAAAAAAGAAAAAGAAATTTGCGGGAATTTATTAAAAAGCTTTATTGTAAATTTTGATCCAAAAATATCAAAAAGCTGGCAAAGTTGTAGTTATTCTTCATCTTGGGATTTTAGCTATGAGCCTTAA
- a CDS encoding beta-ketoacyl-ACP synthase has translation MRVFVTGIGTVSAFGNSWEEMRAKFLEGKNAVRYMSEWESHKDLNTRLAAPIIDYKYPQEWDRKQLRSLGKVSCYSVHAAGLALKDAGLLKGDELNESNLDPSVQDGRMGVASGSSTGSTDSILDMAKLVLDMDSGFNANTYIKMMPHTTAANIALFYSLKGRIIPTSSACTSGSHAIGYAYESIKNGSIDMMLAGGAEELCVSEAYVFDKLYATSVKNSTPNLSPTPFEKDRDGLVLGEGAGFLVLESEESALKRGAKIYAEVVGFGSTCDGTHITRPQSATMKAAMSLALRDANLEPKSIGYVNAHATATKHGDIAESIATNELFGEDIAISSLKSYLGHTLGACGGLEAIASIMMMREELFFPTINLNLIDPECAKLNYLKEPTPIKTDFIMSNNFAFGGVNTSLIFKRVKNIF, from the coding sequence ATGCGTGTATTTGTCACAGGTATCGGCACAGTCAGTGCTTTTGGCAACAGCTGGGAGGAGATGAGGGCTAAATTTCTTGAAGGCAAAAACGCCGTGAGATATATGAGCGAGTGGGAGAGTCACAAAGATCTAAACACTCGCCTAGCTGCACCAATTATAGACTACAAATATCCGCAAGAGTGGGATAGAAAACAGCTAAGAAGCCTTGGTAAGGTCTCGTGTTATAGCGTACATGCGGCTGGACTTGCTTTAAAAGATGCTGGATTATTAAAAGGTGATGAGTTAAATGAGTCAAATTTAGACCCAAGTGTACAAGATGGCAGAATGGGCGTAGCTAGTGGCTCAAGTACTGGTAGCACGGACTCTATCCTTGACATGGCAAAGCTAGTTTTGGACATGGATAGTGGCTTTAACGCAAATACCTACATAAAAATGATGCCTCACACTACAGCGGCAAATATCGCGCTATTTTACTCGCTAAAAGGGCGCATCATCCCTACATCTTCGGCATGCACAAGTGGTTCGCACGCCATTGGCTACGCATACGAGAGCATAAAAAATGGCAGCATAGATATGATGCTAGCTGGAGGAGCAGAGGAGCTTTGCGTGAGCGAGGCGTACGTTTTTGACAAGCTTTACGCAACTAGTGTCAAAAACAGCACGCCAAATTTGAGCCCAACGCCGTTTGAAAAAGATAGGGATGGCTTGGTGCTTGGCGAGGGAGCTGGATTTTTAGTGCTTGAAAGTGAAGAGAGTGCATTAAAAAGAGGAGCTAAAATCTATGCTGAGGTCGTTGGCTTTGGCTCAACGTGTGACGGCACACACATCACAAGACCACAAAGCGCTACGATGAAAGCGGCGATGAGCTTAGCGCTTAGGGATGCAAATTTAGAGCCAAAAAGTATAGGCTACGTAAATGCTCATGCGACTGCGACAAAACATGGCGACATAGCCGAGAGTATCGCTACAAACGAGCTTTTTGGAGAGGATATCGCCATTAGCTCACTTAAAAGCTATCTTGGTCATACGCTCGGAGCTTGTGGCGGATTGGAGGCTATCGCTTCTATCATGATGATGAGAGAAGAGCTATTTTTCCCAACTATAAATTTAAACTTGATCGATCCTGAGTGTGCAAAGCTAAACTATTTAAAAGAGCCAACCCCGATAAAAACGGACTTTATTATGAGCAATAACTTTGCATTTGGCGGCGTAAATACATCTTTGATATTTAAAAGAGTTAAAAACATTTTTTAA
- the fabG gene encoding 3-oxoacyl-ACP reductase FabG, which yields MSKRVLITGSSRGIGASIARRLANEYEVVLHARSKSDDLLKIASELGAKFLTFDVADTAAAKEMIEADMEANGVYYGVILNAGITRDNTFVGLSDEEWFDVIDVNLNGFYNVLRPALMPMIRARKPARIVTLSSVSGVIGNRGQVNYSASKAGIIGASKALAVELASRGITVNCVAPGLIKTDMSEEILNSDFLDEVLKAIPAKRAGEADEVAGLVKFLLSDEAGYITRQVIGVNGGLC from the coding sequence GTGAGTAAGAGAGTATTGATAACTGGATCAAGTAGAGGCATAGGAGCTAGCATCGCTAGGCGCCTTGCTAACGAGTACGAAGTGGTGCTTCACGCAAGAAGTAAGAGCGATGATCTTTTAAAGATAGCTAGTGAGCTTGGGGCTAAATTTTTGACATTTGACGTGGCTGACACCGCTGCAGCTAAGGAGATGATAGAAGCTGACATGGAGGCAAATGGCGTCTACTACGGCGTTATTTTAAACGCTGGCATAACAAGAGATAACACCTTTGTGGGGCTAAGCGACGAAGAGTGGTTTGATGTGATAGATGTAAATTTAAATGGCTTTTACAATGTTCTAAGACCAGCGCTAATGCCCATGATAAGGGCTAGAAAGCCAGCTAGAATAGTAACACTAAGCTCTGTTTCAGGCGTCATTGGCAACAGAGGTCAGGTAAACTACTCAGCTAGTAAAGCTGGCATCATAGGAGCCAGCAAAGCCCTTGCAGTCGAGCTTGCAAGTAGAGGTATAACAGTAAACTGCGTAGCGCCCGGACTTATAAAGACAGATATGAGCGAGGAAATTTTAAATAGCGACTTTTTAGATGAGGTGCTAAAGGCCATACCTGCAAAAAGAGCTGGAGAAGCAGATGAGGTGGCAGGGCTGGTTAAATTTTTACTAAGCGACGAGGCTGGCTACATCACAAGGCAGGTTATCGGTGTAAATGGAGGACTTTGCTAA
- a CDS encoding 3-hydroxydecanoyl-ACP dehydratase, giving the protein MMISDYLPHSSAITLIDEILEFTPCESIKVRSVINEQTPFLEDGKFYTQKAIEMMAQSLGIYDSKMRELRGEKAIFGFLLGSRKFEIFRPHFKVGDEIVIISKCSIQDESGFGVYDSELFVNGELGARAVLNVMSPDEEFVKKALSE; this is encoded by the coding sequence ATGATGATAAGTGATTATTTGCCGCACAGTAGCGCCATAACCCTGATCGATGAAATTTTAGAATTTACGCCTTGTGAGAGCATAAAAGTAAGAAGCGTGATAAATGAGCAAACTCCATTTTTGGAAGATGGGAAATTTTACACACAAAAGGCAATTGAGATGATGGCTCAAAGCCTTGGAATTTATGACTCAAAGATGCGTGAACTAAGGGGCGAGAAGGCGATATTTGGCTTTTTGCTTGGTAGTAGAAAATTTGAAATTTTTAGGCCGCATTTTAAAGTAGGTGATGAGATAGTGATTATCTCAAAGTGCTCGATCCAAGATGAGAGTGGATTTGGCGTTTATGATAGTGAGCTTTTTGTAAACGGAGAGCTTGGTGCAAGAGCGGTTTTAAATGTGATGAGCCCTGATGAAGAATTTGTAAAAAAGGCACTTAGTGAGTAA
- a CDS encoding beta-ketoacyl synthase N-terminal-like domain-containing protein: MLIYVSKPAIISAAGSSSNENLSSLLSGKRFLSLSSEFHPENKFLVAKFDKALPEFAKNTKEHFKTRTNALLLNTLLELDDEIKRAIKKFGKSRVGVILGTTTSGIEENFWTFKEYIKTEIFDKSKFGIDRNCLANVTEFVSEFYGLEGPSFCVSTACTSGVKAIIEAQRLIKIDICDAVICGGVDSLNTLTINGFNSLSILSQKPSEPFSKNREGINIGEGAGLFLLSRDEISNVVVAGSASNCDAFHMTQPDFNAKMAICCIEEALKKAGMRGVDYVNLHGTGTQANDKMEAKAVNLTLGSVYASSLKPQIGHTLGAAGAIESTICVMLCMEENSTLPPHVYDGVYDESLEAINLVKSGTKFDVKTAMSLSFAFGGDNAAIIFKRVR; the protein is encoded by the coding sequence GTGTTGATCTACGTTAGCAAACCAGCCATTATTAGTGCAGCAGGGAGCAGCAGTAATGAGAATTTAAGCTCGCTTTTAAGTGGAAAGAGATTTCTAAGCCTTAGCAGTGAGTTTCATCCTGAGAATAAATTTTTAGTAGCGAAATTTGATAAGGCACTGCCAGAGTTTGCCAAGAATACAAAAGAACACTTCAAAACAAGAACCAATGCTTTGCTTTTAAATACGCTTCTTGAGCTTGACGATGAGATCAAGAGGGCTATCAAAAAATTTGGCAAAAGCCGTGTAGGTGTTATTTTGGGCACTACAACGAGTGGAATTGAAGAAAATTTTTGGACCTTTAAAGAGTATATAAAAACTGAAATTTTCGATAAAAGCAAGTTTGGCATAGATAGAAACTGTCTTGCAAATGTGACTGAATTTGTGAGCGAATTTTATGGATTAGAAGGTCCGAGTTTTTGTGTTTCAACTGCCTGTACTTCTGGCGTTAAGGCGATTATTGAGGCACAAAGACTAATAAAAATCGATATTTGCGATGCGGTTATATGCGGCGGAGTCGATAGTTTAAACACCTTAACCATAAATGGCTTTAACTCACTTAGCATTTTAAGTCAAAAACCAAGCGAACCATTTTCTAAAAATAGAGAGGGGATAAATATCGGCGAGGGAGCTGGGCTGTTTTTACTAAGCCGTGATGAAATTTCAAACGTCGTTGTAGCTGGCTCAGCTTCAAACTGCGACGCTTTTCATATGACTCAGCCTGATTTTAATGCCAAAATGGCAATTTGTTGTATAGAAGAAGCTTTAAAAAAAGCTGGCATGAGAGGCGTAGACTATGTAAATTTGCATGGTACCGGCACGCAAGCAAATGACAAAATGGAGGCAAAAGCTGTAAACTTAACTCTTGGCTCCGTATATGCTAGCTCGTTAAAGCCGCAGATCGGACACACGCTTGGGGCTGCTGGAGCAATAGAAAGTACCATTTGCGTTATGCTTTGCATGGAGGAAAATAGCACCTTGCCACCACACGTCTATGACGGAGTATATGACGAGAGTTTGGAAGCTATAAATTTAGTAAAAAGTGGTACGAAATTCGACGTAAAAACAGCGATGTCGCTATCTTTTGCATTTGGCGGAGATAACGCCGCGATAATATTTAAAAGAGTGAGATGA
- a CDS encoding 4'-phosphopantetheinyl transferase family protein, with protein MPIKRGEIRLFISFCGDKFSPKMLDKKDRRRVKKYPNLIKQNSFKISRYLKFKAKMRGKICLSHKENIAVLAISKEKIGVDVEELKQRNFDAVASFCFTKEESKNLTNAKDKTQKFYEIYTAKEAILKLKNLSFSDLGTTSYDEMAKKYLIINNSFIICLAFKQCKDIIIKLL; from the coding sequence ATGCCTATAAAAAGGGGTGAAATTCGTCTTTTTATCAGCTTTTGCGGTGATAAATTTAGCCCAAAAATGCTAGATAAAAAAGATCGCAGAAGAGTAAAAAAATACCCAAATTTAATAAAACAAAACTCATTTAAAATATCTCGCTACTTAAAATTTAAAGCAAAGATGCGAGGCAAAATCTGTCTTTCACATAAAGAAAATATCGCAGTTCTAGCCATTTCAAAAGAAAAGATCGGAGTCGATGTCGAAGAGCTAAAGCAGAGAAATTTTGACGCCGTAGCTAGCTTTTGCTTTACAAAAGAAGAGAGCAAAAATTTGACAAATGCAAAAGATAAAACGCAAAAATTTTATGAAATTTATACTGCAAAAGAGGCAATTTTAAAGCTTAAAAATTTATCGTTTAGCGATCTTGGTACTACCAGCTACGATGAAATGGCAAAAAAATACTTAATTATTAATAATTCATTTATTATTTGCCTTGCATTTAAGCAATGCAAAGATATAATTATTAAACTTTTGTAA